One part of the Dasypus novemcinctus isolate mDasNov1 chromosome 27, mDasNov1.1.hap2, whole genome shotgun sequence genome encodes these proteins:
- the LOC101415113 gene encoding olfactory receptor 10G7-like: MRNVSLVTMFVLMGRPHDPSLDTVFLGIFLVFYLLTVVGNLLILLVISVDSHLHTPMYFFLTNLSFIDMWFSTVTVPKMMMTLASPGGRAISFCSCVAQLYSFHFLGSTECFLYTVMAYDRYLAISHPLRYADLMSGRRCAALATSVWLIGSLHSALQTTLTFRLPYCGPNQIQHYFCDAPPILKLACADTSANEMVVFVNIGVVASGCFLLIALSYVSIVCSILKIRTSERRCRAFQTCASHCIVVLCFFGPGTFIYLRPGSKDAVDGVVAVFYTVLTPLLNPVVYTLRNKEVKKALLKLKSGLVFTQSK; encoded by the coding sequence ATGAGGAACGTGAGCCTCGTGACCATGTTTGTCCTCATGGGCCGTCCCCATGACCCCTCACTGGACACCGTCTTCTTGGGCATCTTCCTGGTCTTCTACCTGCTCACTGTGGTGGGCAACCTCCTCATCCTGCTGGTCATCAGTGTGGATTCCCAcctccacacccccatgtacttcttcctgacCAACCTGTCCTTCATTGACATGTGGTTCTCCACTGTCACTGTGCCCAAAATGATGATGACCTTGGCCTCCCCAGGAGGCCGGGCCATCTCGTTTTGCAGCTGCGTGGCCCAGCTCTATTCCTTCCATTTCCTGGGGAGCACCGAGTGTTTCCTCTACACggtcatggcctatgaccgctaccTGGCCATCAGCCACCCGCTCAGGTACGCAGACTTGATGAGTGGGAGAAGGTGTGCCGCCCTGGCCACCAGCGTTTGGCTCATTGGCTCCCTGCACTCTGCTCTCCAGACCACCCTGACTTTCCGCCTGCCCTACTGTGGGCCCAACCAGATCCAGCATTACTTCTGCGATGCTCCACCCATCctcaagctggcctgtgcagacaCCTCGGCCAACGAGATGGTGGTCTTTGTCAACATTGGGGTCGTGGCCTCGGGCTGCTTCCTCCTGATAGCGCTGTCCTATGTGTCCATTGTCTGCTCCATCCTGAAGATCCGCACCTCAGAGAGGAGATGCAGAGCCTTTCAGACCTGCGCCTCCCACTGCATTGTGGTCCTGTGCTTCTTTGGTCCTGGTACTTTCATTTACTTGAGGCCAGGCTCCAAGGATGCTGTGGATGGGGTTGTGGCAGTTTTCTACACTGTACTGACACCTCTTCTGAACCCTGTTGTGTACACCCTGaggaacaaggaggtgaagaaagcTCTGCTCAAGCTGAAAAGTGGATTAGTATTCACCCAGAGTAAATAG